The DNA sequence CTGTTGGTGGCTTTGGCTGTGATGGTGATGGTTCTTCTGGAGCTTTTCCTTTTTAAGGACTCCCTTAAAAGGGATGACTTTTTCAAGGGATCAGGACTCCTTCTGGGATGTTTTACGGGTTTTCTTGTCGAAAGGCGTCTGACTGATTTCGATGCCTCTCAGGGGGCTCCTCTTCTTAAAATTCTTCGTGTGGTCATCGGTCTGGCAGGAGTGGCCCTTCTGCAAGGCGGTTTAAAAATGCTTCTGCCCGATGTATTTTTTAGTCATCTCCTGAGGTACGGGATCATGGGGCTGTGGATCACTCTCTTTTTTCCATGGTTCGGCTGCCGAATCCATCTCTTTAGTAAGAGAATCCTGAAAGAAAATTAGTTTTTTAGAGTTTTCAGATTGCATACTTGACAGACTCTTTCAAGAAACCTACCATAGGTATGTAAACACATACTTTAGGTAGGTTTCTTGTGAATTCCACCAATAAGAAAGAACAGATAGAGATTCAGGCACTCATTTTTTTTGCCAGAAATGATTATGAAGGCTCTTCTCTCAACGATATCGCCAAGGCCCTGAATGTGACCAAGGGAGCCATCTATCACTACTTTGACGGGAAGGCGGACCTATTCAAATCTTCCATCCTGAGATTTCTGGACACCATGGATTACATGCTCAACGGCACTCTGCCCAGGGATATCCCTTTCAAAGTCCTTCTGGAAAATCTTTTCAAGATGGAAGAAATGGTTGCCGAGATCGGCAGGGAAACGGGGATGGGTGAGATTATGGAGAATTATGAGAGTTTTCTCTATCTCTACATCGCCGGAGTCAAAAAATTCCCTGAGCTGAGGATCAGGATGGAAAAACTCTATTACGGATTCCGCAGCAACCTTGTGAATCTTATGAATGCGGCCATTGTCAAAGGAGAAATCCAGAAAGATACGGATACCGAAGCTGTGGCCTTCGAGATTACTGCATTTTACGAAGGAGCTCTCCTGTTGGGAGCTCTGAGCAATCAAAAAGATTATATAGAGCTGGGTCCCCGGGTCTGTTCCCTCATCTGGGAGCGTATCGCTGAGAAGGGTAGACCTGAAAATCCAAATGAATATATTCAGGAGAAAGCAAATGAATAGTATGAAACAGAGTCCTTTGCTGGGCAGATGGGCAGGATGGGCCGGTGCAAACCCGGTCAAGGTCTTTTTGATGGCCCTGGTCATTACCCTCATTCTGGGAATCGGCGCTTTTCAGATGGAAATGGAAATGACTTTTTTTTCCATTATGCCCCAGCAGTCGACTCAGGTTCAGGATCTGAAACGGATTACCAATGAGTTCCCCTTTGCTTCATCTCTTGTCGTGGTGGTAGACGGCAGGGGATTACCCGCTGATACGGCAAAAGAGACGGTAAAATCTGCCATAGATGAAATGGCATCTGTATTTTCTTCCGATGAGTTTGATTCGGCTCTCTCCGGAGTCTACAGCAAGGTTGATGAAGCTTTCCTGAAGGAACATGGTTTTCTTCTCAGTCAATCAAAAGATCTCAAACGCCTGAAAGGTATCTATGCCGACCCTGACCTATTCCCTTTTCTTCAAGCCTTGAATGATGACCTGGAAAGAGAGTATTCCGGAGACGGCGAGGCAATGGAAGATGATGAGATGCAGCTGGTGTCCTGGGTGGGGGGTGTTTCTGA is a window from the Oceanispirochaeta sp. genome containing:
- a CDS encoding TetR/AcrR family transcriptional regulator, with protein sequence MNSTNKKEQIEIQALIFFARNDYEGSSLNDIAKALNVTKGAIYHYFDGKADLFKSSILRFLDTMDYMLNGTLPRDIPFKVLLENLFKMEEMVAEIGRETGMGEIMENYESFLYLYIAGVKKFPELRIRMEKLYYGFRSNLVNLMNAAIVKGEIQKDTDTEAVAFEITAFYEGALLLGALSNQKDYIELGPRVCSLIWERIAEKGRPENPNEYIQEKANE